The sequence below is a genomic window from Acidaminococcales bacterium.
AACAGAAAATTATTTCACAGGTTGCGGCGGCGGCGACGTCAAGCAGCCTGAAATCCGAAAGTCCGCTGTTTGATATATGGTGATCAATATTAAGGGTAAAGGCCGCCTTGGTAAAATCAGCCACTTTGCCAATACGCTCAAAATCGCTGGCGTCAAGTATGACCAAAAGATCGGCTTTGATGGTTAAAAATTCATCCGGCCTTTTAATTTTTTCGATGCCGGGCAAAAACATGTATTGCGTAGGCAATACATCGTCAATCAAAAAATAGACTTCTTTGCCGAGCCGCTCCAAGGCCGCGCCCAGCCCCAGCAAGGAACCCAGCGCGTCACCGTCGGAATTAATATGTGTGGTCAAAGCTATTTTATCAGCTTTCAGCAAAATATCGGCGGTTTCCCGCAAAGAACATTCTTTCATCACGCAGCCCTGACTTCAGTTGTTTATTTTAGCTAAAATTCCCTGTATATGCTCGCTGTACTCCAAAGATTTATCAATGCACAAATGCAATTCGGGAATAGCCCTAAGTTTTATCCTCCGCCCTATTTCCGACCGTATAAACCCCATGGCCCTGTTCAGGCCGGCCAAAGATCTTTCCTTTTCCTCGTCGCCGCCATAAAGGCTTATATATATCTTTGCCGCGCGCAAATCGTTTGTCATTTCCACTGCGGTTACTGTAGCCAATTTGACACGGGGATCTTTCAGGTCGTTCAAAATTATCTTGCTTACTTCCTGCCTGATCATTTCCTGAACTTTTTCCACTCGTACCCGTACCATATACGCACTCCGATCATTCAGGTTTTACCTCTTCCATGATGTAAGCCTCAATTACATCGCCTTCTTTTACATCACGGAACTTTTCAATTGTAAGCCCGCACTCAAAACCGGCCATAACTTCACGGACGTCGTCTTTAAACCGGCGCAGGGATTCAAGCTCCCCTTCGTGAACGACTACATTGTCGCGCAATATACGCACTTTACAGGAACGGTTTATTTTCCCTTCCACGACGTAACAGCCGGCAATGAGGCTTTTGGATATGGTGATTATCTGCCTTATCTCCACCCGCCCTTGGACGGCCTCTTTGTATTTGGGCGCCAACATCCCCTTGATGGCCGCTTCAACATCATTTAAAGCATCGTAAATAACCCTGTAGGTCCTTATATCCACTTTCTCGCTCTCGGCAGTCTTGCGCGCGTTGCCGTCCGGCCTTACATTGAATCCGATGATCAAAGCGTTGGAGGCCGAAGCCAGCATAACGTCGGATTCGTTTATCCCGCCCACGCCGGAATGCACTAAAACAACTTTTACTTCTTCGTTTTTTATCCCTTCCAGCGATTGGCACAAAGCTTCAATCGTGCCTTGGACATCGGCCTTTATAACTATATTGAGTTCCTTGCGTTTTTCTATGGCGTCTATCCAGCCTTTGATATCTTTTATCCTGCTTGACGCCGCCATGTCCTCCAGCCGTTTTTTCGCCACGCGTTTATCCGCTATGCTGCGCGCTATACGTTCGTCCGTAACATTGAGTATGTCCCCGGCCATCGGCACGTCGGAAAGGCCCTGGACTTCAACCGGCGTGGAAGGTCCGGCCTTTTTTACGCTTTCGCCGCGTTCGTTGATCATCGCCCGCACTTTTCCGTAGGCCGTGCCGGCCAGGATACTGTCGCCGATGCGCAAGGTACCTTTTTGCACCAACACCGTGGCGACCGGCCCACGGCCTTTATCAAGCTCCGCCTCAATAATCGTGCCTTGCGCCGGGATGCCCGGATTGGCTGTAAGTTCCTGCATTTCGGCTACAAGCAGGATCATTTCCAGCAGATCGGTTATGCCGACATTCTTATGCGCCGAAACAGGCACCATTATGCTTTGGCCGCCCCAGTCTTCCGCCAAAATGCCCTGTTCGGAAAGCTGCTGTTTTACCCTGTCCGGATTGGCGTTCGGCTTGTCCATTTTGTTTATCGCGACGATTATCGGCACTTCGGCCGCTTTGGCGTGATTTATCGCCTCAACTGTCTGCGGCATAACGCCATCGTCGGCGGCCACCACCAAAATGGCGATATCGGTAACCTTCGCCCCGCGGGCGCGCATGGAGGTAAAAGCCTCGTGTCCGGGCGTATCCAAAAATACGATCTTCTTTCCCTGGTAATTAACTTGGTAAGCGCCTATGTGCTGAGTGATGCCGCCGGCCTCCCGCGCGGTAACGTTGGTCTTGCGGATGGTGTCGAGCAATGATGTTTTTCCGTGATCGACGTGACCCATAATCGTAACTACCGGCGCCCTATGCACGCGTTTTTTCGGATCGTCCTCTACCTCCGGCAATTCAGTCGGATCCTGTTCCGGCGGCAAAGGCAAAACTTCCACTTTAAATTCGTTGGCCGCAAGGGTTGCCGTATCGAAATCTATCTCCTGGTTGATGGTCGCCAGCACGCCCAACCGCATCAGCGTTTTGATAATCTCGGGAACTTCCCGTTTCATGGCCGCAGCGAAATCTTTGACGGAAATCGCTTCCGGTATCTGTATTTTTGAAGGTTTCTGCGCGCTCGCCGGCGGCATGATAAAAGCGCCCGCGCGCGGCGGCTTTCCGGAGAGATTTTTGCTGCTTTCCGGATGTTCGCCGCGCGGGAATTTCTTTTCGGAATGTCTGTTTTTTCGGCGGTCATTATAAGGCGGCTTTTTATGGCTATCGGTGCCGCGCGCCGATGTGTCAGCCGTCTGTTCGGACGGCGGCCGCCGTCCGGGAACATGCGGACCGTCAAATTTCCTTTGCGGTTGCGCCGCTTGTTCAGAGGCTTGCTTTTGCGCGCCAAAAGGCGTCCTGCCCGGCACTGCCTGCGTCCCCTTTGCTTGCGGGGCAAAATTATTGCGCGGCCGGTTTTGCTGCTCCGGCCGATATTTAGGCGCAAAAGGAGCTCGCGGCGGCGCGCCTTGGCCGGAAGCCGCCTGTGCCGGCGGCCTGTCGGCAAATTGGCGATTTGCCGCCCCGCCTATAGGCTGCTGGTTTCTTTGCTCCGTCTTTGGCCGGAAAAATTCCCTGTCTTTTTTGCCGGCCGGCGTTTGCGCCGCCGGAACGTATGCTTTTCTGGCAATTGGGGCGGCCGCCGCGCCATGCTGCGGCGGCGCCGGCCTTATCGGCGTTTTTATGTCGGCAGGTTTCCGTTGCTGCGCTTCGCTTCTTCCCAAACCATGCTTTTCTTCAGGCGAAACTTTTTGCGGTTTTGCCGCCGGCGGCTTGTCTGCGGCCGCCGGCGCGGCAACTACCGGCACATCGGCTTTGCGGGCGAAAGTCCGTACTATCAATTCCTTGCCATTTTCGTCAACGCTGCTCATATGATTTTTTACCGGCATATTGTTCCTTGCCAGTATATCCAAAATAACTTTGCTCTGGGTGCCGAACTCTTTTGCCAGTTCAAACACCCTATACTTACTATTAGGCATCAATCCACCCCCAAAACGATTATAACCGTATGCTTTCCATGATCATTTTTGTAAACCCTTTGTCCAGGACGGCCACGGCCGTCCTTTGCCCTTTTCCGACGGCGCGCCCAAGTTCATGTTTGTCCAAACCGCTTGTCATCACAGGCAAGCCAACATTGACCGCCAAGTTCGCAAAACACTTGCGGGCATTATCCGAAATGTCCGCCGCCAATAAAAGCAAAACCGCTTTACCGGACTTTACGGAAAAACGCACGGCCATATCGCCGGAAGCCAGTTTGCCAGCTTTTTGCGCCATGCCCAGCGCAAAGCCGAGTTTATCCCGCGCGGTCATTTTTCTATCACTAAAAGAAGATTTTGGTACAACTCATCGCCAATGGCCTTCTCCAACGCCTTTTCCAACCGCTTTTCTTTACGGGCTCTGCCAATGCAGGCCGCGTCCATACAAACATAGGCCCCGCGCCCGGACTTTTTGCCTGTTTTGTCAATGAGCACTTCCCCTTCCGGAGTCCTGACCACCCGTACCATATCGCGCTTGTTTCTCATTTCCTGGCAGCCGACGCACATTCGCTGAGGGATTTTTTTCACTTTCATGCCAACTCCATCGCCTCCTCGGCCGCCAAACGCGATTCGCTCTTTATATCTATTTTCCAGCCGGTAAGTTTAGCGGCCAGCCGGGCGTTTTGCCCTTCCTTGCCGATCGCCAGGGAAAGCTGGTAATCAGGAACTACCACCCGGCAGATCTTTTCTGCGAGATTCGCCTCCACCGAAAGGACCTTGGCCGGACTTAAAGCGTTGGCGACATATTCTTCCGGATCGCTGCTGTATCTTACTATATCAATCTTTTCGCCGCGCAATTCATTAACAACCGTCTGTACCCGCATGCCTTTGTGCCCCACGCAGGAACCGACCGGATCAATGTTTTCGTCTTTGGAATGAACGGCTATTTTGGAACGCATCCCCGGTTCGCGCACCACCGACTTTATATCGACAAACCCATCGTGTATTTCCGGCACTTCCAACTCAAAGAGGCGCTTCAAAAGGCCCGGATGTGTGCGCGAGACCATTATCTGCGGCCCTTTGCTGGTTTTCTTTACCTCGATAATGTATGTTTTTATGCGCTCAAACGGACAATACTGTTCCCCTTCCACCTGTTCGTTATAGGCAAGTATGGCTTCGGCCTTGCCAAGGTCAATATAGACGTTTTTATTTTCTATGCGCTGTATTACCCCTGTTACAATATCGCTTTCCCTATTGGAAAACTTCTCGTAAACAAGCCCGCGCTCAATTTCCCTGATTCTTTGCACGACCACTTGTTTGGCCGTTTGAGCGGCGATCCGCCCGAAATTTTTCGGCGTAACTTCGGTTTCGATAATATCGTCAAGCTGATAACGCGGATCAATGGCCGCCGCGTCCGCGAGCGTAATCTCAAGGTATTCGTCGTCAATCTTCTCCACGACCTTTTTTCGGGCATAGACATGTATGTCGCCGTCTTTGCGGTCAAGCTCCACGCGCACATTCTGCGACGAAC
It includes:
- the nusA gene encoding transcription termination factor NusA — protein: MNTELLKAFRELGNEKGIVPEILFDAVEAALIAAYRKNFGSSQNVRVELDRKDGDIHVYARKKVVEKIDDEYLEITLADAAAIDPRYQLDDIIETEVTPKNFGRIAAQTAKQVVVQRIREIERGLVYEKFSNRESDIVTGVIQRIENKNVYIDLGKAEAILAYNEQVEGEQYCPFERIKTYIIEVKKTSKGPQIMVSRTHPGLLKRLFELEVPEIHDGFVDIKSVVREPGMRSKIAVHSKDENIDPVGSCVGHKGMRVQTVVNELRGEKIDIVRYSSDPEEYVANALSPAKVLSVEANLAEKICRVVVPDYQLSLAIGKEGQNARLAAKLTGWKIDIKSESRLAAEEAMELA
- the rbfA gene encoding 30S ribosome-binding factor RbfA → MVRVRVEKVQEMIRQEVSKIILNDLKDPRVKLATVTAVEMTNDLRAAKIYISLYGGDEEKERSLAGLNRAMGFIRSEIGRRIKLRAIPELHLCIDKSLEYSEHIQGILAKINN
- the infB gene encoding translation initiation factor IF-2; its protein translation is MPNSKYRVFELAKEFGTQSKVILDILARNNMPVKNHMSSVDENGKELIVRTFARKADVPVVAAPAAADKPPAAKPQKVSPEEKHGLGRSEAQQRKPADIKTPIRPAPPQHGAAAAPIARKAYVPAAQTPAGKKDREFFRPKTEQRNQQPIGGAANRQFADRPPAQAASGQGAPPRAPFAPKYRPEQQNRPRNNFAPQAKGTQAVPGRTPFGAQKQASEQAAQPQRKFDGPHVPGRRPPSEQTADTSARGTDSHKKPPYNDRRKNRHSEKKFPRGEHPESSKNLSGKPPRAGAFIMPPASAQKPSKIQIPEAISVKDFAAAMKREVPEIIKTLMRLGVLATINQEIDFDTATLAANEFKVEVLPLPPEQDPTELPEVEDDPKKRVHRAPVVTIMGHVDHGKTSLLDTIRKTNVTAREAGGITQHIGAYQVNYQGKKIVFLDTPGHEAFTSMRARGAKVTDIAILVVAADDGVMPQTVEAINHAKAAEVPIIVAINKMDKPNANPDRVKQQLSEQGILAEDWGGQSIMVPVSAHKNVGITDLLEMILLVAEMQELTANPGIPAQGTIIEAELDKGRGPVATVLVQKGTLRIGDSILAGTAYGKVRAMINERGESVKKAGPSTPVEVQGLSDVPMAGDILNVTDERIARSIADKRVAKKRLEDMAASSRIKDIKGWIDAIEKRKELNIVIKADVQGTIEALCQSLEGIKNEEVKVVLVHSGVGGINESDVMLASASNALIIGFNVRPDGNARKTAESEKVDIRTYRVIYDALNDVEAAIKGMLAPKYKEAVQGRVEIRQIITISKSLIAGCYVVEGKINRSCKVRILRDNVVVHEGELESLRRFKDDVREVMAGFECGLTIEKFRDVKEGDVIEAYIMEEVKPE
- a CDS encoding YlxR family protein, whose amino-acid sequence is MKVKKIPQRMCVGCQEMRNKRDMVRVVRTPEGEVLIDKTGKKSGRGAYVCMDAACIGRARKEKRLEKALEKAIGDELYQNLLLVIEK
- a CDS encoding ribosomal L7Ae/L30e/S12e/Gadd45 family protein, with protein sequence MTARDKLGFALGMAQKAGKLASGDMAVRFSVKSGKAVLLLLAADISDNARKCFANLAVNVGLPVMTSGLDKHELGRAVGKGQRTAVAVLDKGFTKMIMESIRL